The sequence CCAAACGACGGACAGCCGCCACCTTACTCGGACGTAGCCGAATTGCGGAGATTTCGGTGTCAGAGTCGCCGGGCATTCGTGATAGGATGCACGGAATTACTGCGCGTTCGGGAAGTTCTAGTACCTACGCTCGACACCTCCCTGGTGGGATGGGACCGCCAGGCCGGGCGTAGGCGCAGTGACGCACAGTGCTTCCCAGTCTGGAGGACTCACGTGTCGAACAAGCATTTCGGGTGCGCGGGCATACTACTCGGTGTAGCGCTGATGATTTCGACCGGCGCGACCGCCGACGTGCTGGACGTGCCAGCCGACCAGACGGTCAGGTTAACCGGCGGCAGCTACGAGTACGAGACGGTGAATATCCTCGGCACGTTGCTCTTGCAGGGCGACGTGACGATGACCGTCACCGGACCAGCACTCCCGTCCGGTAGCGTGTTCTACAACTTCGGCGAGATCCGCTGCGACCTCGTGGACGGCGCCGACGGCGTGAACGGCGTGAAGGGTGACGATGGCGCCGACGGAGCCGATGGCCAGTACCACGTAGGCGGCAGCGGCAGCCCCGGCGAAAATGGTGGGGATGGCGCGGTCAGCACCGCCGGACAAAGCGGCCAGCGCGGGCAGGATGGCTACAACCTGACGATCATCGTGCACGGCAAGGCCACGATCGACTTTGGGGCGATCAACCTCAACGGCACCGATGGCGGCAGCGGCGGCTGGGGTCCGCCGGGCGCCAACGGCGGCCGCGGCGGCGACGGCGCGACGGGCGCCGACGAAGACGCCCAGGGGAATTACGTTTCCGGTAACGGCGGCAACGGCGGCGACGGCGGCAAAGGCGCCAACGGCGCGGACGCAGGGAGCGGCGGCCACGGCGGCAACGGCGGGAACCTCATCCTCACGGTCTACGGCGACCTCGAGCTGTACCAGGGTGACAATGCCGGCATCTGGGTCAACGGCGGCATGGGCGGGAGCGCCGGCAGCCTCGGTGACGGCGGCGACGGCGGCTCGGCTGGCAAGGGCGGAAACGCCTGTCTTGGCCAGACCGGCGACGGTGGCAACGGCAACGCCGCCGGTATCCCGGGTCGCCCGGGAGACGGCGGCGACGGCGGTCAGGCCGGCACGGTTGAGATTCGCGTTACTGGCGATCTCGTCTCCGGGGCCAGCAACGGCGGCAGTATCAGTGCCCTCGGCGGCTCACCCGGCAGCGGCTCGTGGGCTGGCGGCGGCGGCGACGGCGGACACGGCAATTGCGCCGGCGATCGCACCGACCTCTTCATCACCTGCACCGGCACTTGGGGTACGCTGGGGTCACCGAGCACCTGCACCGATGCGAGCGCAGCCGGTGCCGCCGGGGCCCCCGGCGACGGCGGCAGTATCCTGATCCACGTCGGCGGCGAAATTCGTGCGTCCAACCCCGGCTACGACGCCCTGCGCCTTTCCGTGGAGGGTGCGGACGCCATCGAATCGCCAGCGGCCGGCTGGCCCGGCATGCCGGGCGGTTGCAGCGGGTGCGACTATGAGCACTGCCAGCAACAGGAACCTTTCGACGGCCATGCCGGCCCTGGTGGTCTCCCCGGCGGTGACGCCGGCACGGTGACGGTACGCGCTGTCGTTGCCATCCAAGATCCCGTCGTAGTGGATGCGCAGGGCGGCAATGGCGGCAAGGGCGGCCACGGCGGCGGCTACGCCTTCCGAAATGTCGGCGCGTACAACGTCACGGACTACAGCCGACCCGGCCCGGGCGGCGCCGGTGGCCGCGGCGGCAAGGGCGGCACCGTCACCCTCGAAGCCCCGACGATCAACGTCGTTGATGAGGACATCGTCGTCACCGGCGGCCTGCCAGGTGAAGGCGGCGACGTTTACGTGGCCTCCTACGTCGAGCCCGCGACTCCCGGCAGCGACGGTGCGGCCGGTGATGTCGGGTCGATCACGCGCAACCTGACCACGCCGCCACCGCCGGATCCCACCGATCCCAACGAACCCACGGATCCCAACCACTCCATAGACCCGAACGACGGCAGTCCCACGAACCCGGCGGCGCCCTCACCCCTGTGCGCTACCACTGCCGTGGCACTCCCGGCGCTGCTTGGACTCGCGGTGGCGGCACTCCGTCGACGCCGGCCGTAGCTGGGTTACGCAACGACTTGACACTCGGATGGCCTGCTCTGCTGGCGGAACCGACCCTGCCGGCGATAATGCGTGTGTCGACGCCTGGCTCATCTGCCGAGCAGGGCGCTGGCAGCATGCGTTACACCGGCAACCAGGATGCTGCGCGAAGTCATCGACACCGCCTCGCTGGAGGATTTCGTCTACGGGCTGGCCCGCGCCGCCCGGCTGCGCGTGTGCGTCTATGACCGGCACGGCGAATTGGTTGTCGCGTCACCCGCCGACAACGACTTCGCGCTGCTCACGCGGCATGTTCTGCAGCGCCTGCCCGCGAATATGCCGCTGACGCCCGTGCCGGCCCACGACCCACCGGGGGCCGTCGCATTCGTCGAAAGCCAGGCCATCTGGTACGTCGTCGCCCCCGTCTATGCCGACGACCGCCAGGCCGGCTTCGTAGCCATCGGCGAATTCCGCGCGCAGCCCCCGTCACCGGAGCACTGGCCGCTGCCGCCGGGCACCCACGGGCTCGACCGCACCATACTCCAGCGCGCCTGGGAGAAGCTGCCCGAGCTGGATCGCCGCGGGCATGCCCTGGCGGTCGTGACCGCCCGCTGGGGCGCGCGGCAGCTCGCGCAGTGGGGTCGCCGCGAGGCGCGTCTGATGACTGCCACCGAGCAGGTCGCCCTCGTCGGCGACATCGCCGACCTGCTCACCGGCGAGCAGGACCTGCAGAAGGTCCTCAATCGAATCGTCGCGGACACCGCCCGCGTCATGCAGTGCCCCGCCAGCAGCATGCGCCTGTACGACCCGCAGACCAACGAGCTGCGCATCACGGCGGTCTACAACCTGCCGGCCGATTACGTCGGCAAGGGGGCCGTCCGGCGCACATCCAGCGCCGTGGATGACGAGGCCCTGCGCGGCGGCTGCGTCTACATCGAGGACGCCCGCGAAGACCCGCGCGTCCAGTATCCCGACGACTTTCGCCGCCAGGGCATCGTCAGCATGCTCACCGCGGGCATGATCTATCGCGGCCAGCCCGTGGGCGTCATTCGCGTGTACACGCGCCAGCGCCGCCGCTTCCGCAAGGCGCAGCGTGACCTGCTGCGCGCCGTGGCCTACCAGGCCGCCACCGCCATCGTTCACGCCCAACTGGTCACTGAACGGCTGCGCAACGCCGAGACGCAACGCCAGCTCGCCTTGGCCGGCGCCCTGCAGGAGCGCATGATCCGCATCCCGCCGCCGCGCCACCCGCGCGTCGAGACCGCGCTGGCCTTTCACTCCACCTTCGCGCTGGCCGGCGACTTCTGCGACTTCTTCACGCTGTGCGATGACCGCCTGGTCGCGGTCGTCGGCGACGTGGCGGGCAAAGGCATCCCCGCATCACTGCTGATGTCTTACGTGCGGGGCGCCCTGCGGGCGGCGGCCGACGGTTGCCTGAGCCCCGGGCAGTTGCTCACGCAGCTCAACCGTCACTTGTATCGCGAAACGCTGGCGCGCGAATTCGTCACGTTGCTGATGGTCGCCATTGATGCCCCGGCCCGGACGCTGACCTACGCGAACGCCGGTCACGAGCCGCTGCTGCTGCTGCGCGACGGCGAGGTCACGGCCAGCGAGGAAGCCGACCTCGTCCTGGGCATCGCGCCCGACGAGGTCTACCACGAGCACACGCTGGCCCTCCGACCGAATGACCTGCTCCTGCTCTATACCGACGGCGCGAACGAAGCCCGCAACTTCGCGGACGAGGAGTTCAGCCGCGCCCGCCTGTGGGAATCGCTGCGCACCTACGGCGGTCTCGCCCCACAGCAAGTGCTGAACAACATCGTCTGGGATATCCGCAGATTCGTCGGCCTGGCGGAGCAATCCGACGACCTCACGCTGGTCGCGCTGCGCATCCGCCAGTGACGTCGGCCCCCCTGCTCCTCCCCCTCTCTCGAGGAGAGCAGGGCGAGGATACCATCGCTGTGCCTTAGCGCGCGTCCACCGTCACCGACCCGTTCGACGTCTCTGCCACCAGCTTCCCGCCACCCCCGTTCACCACGCCGCTGAACCGCGTCCGAGTGGCTTGAATCGACTGCATCACGGCCTTGGGCAGATCCACCGACACGCGCCCGTTGCTGGTCTCGCACCGCATGTCTGCCGCGAGTGTCTGCGGCACGGAGGCGTGAATATTGCCGTTGCTCGTGATTAGCTCGATCTGGGCCGCCTCGGCGGTGGCCGCGACCAGCCGAATGCCGCCATTCGACGTGCGCGCCACACACCGGCCGCTGACGTCCAGTGCTTCAATGCCCCCGTTGGAGGAACGCGCCTGCACGGCACCGGCGACACGCCGCGCCACGATGCCGCCGTTGGACGTGCGGGCATCCAGCGTGCCCTGCACGTCGTCGGCCTGCACGCCGCCGTTCGACGTCTCCAGCGACACATCACCCGTCAACCCCGCCACGCGGATCGCGCCGTTGCTCGTCCTGATACGCGCGGCGCACGCCTGCGGCACCTCGATGGTCACGCACGCGCCGACGTTGCGGCCGGCCAGTTCCTCCGGGTAGCGCAACTCGACCAGGAACGTATCCGCGTTCTGTGGATCGCGCCCCGTGAAGACCTCCATCTGGCCCAGGTGCTCCTCCGCCTGGGCGAAGGTGTCGCCGCATACCTGCTTGCGGATCTTCAACTGGATCTGGTCCACCGGCGCCGAACGCAGCTCGACCGCCCCGTTGCGCACCTGCACCGCCACCTGCCGGTACTCCTCCCACGGTAGTGTGAGCGTGAGATCACGCGTCGCCCGCACCGCGTTCGTGCAGCCCGCCGCCCAAGCCGCCACCACCAGCAACACGACCGCCGCAGCCCGTTTCATGTTTCACTCCTGCAACACACCCGAACAGTACCCTGTGGACGTGGCGCACCGCGACGCCGCGACCCCCATCAACGTATTCGACCGTCGGAGAACGCCCTTCGTTAGCCAACGAAAAAAACGAGCCCGGCCCCAGGCCGGGCTCGCCCACGGATATGGTCTCAGGCTGGAAAGGCCGGGCGCGGTTACTGAATCTCGACCGTCGCGCCGGCGTCCTCCAGCTCCTTCTTCCACTTCGCTGCGTCGTCCTTGCTGACACCCTCGAGCAGGGTCTTCGGCGCCTCATCGACCAGCGCCTTCGCTTCCTTCAGACCCAGATCGCTGCGCGCCGCCCGCACCACCTTGATCACGGCGAGCTTCTTGTCGCCCGAGCTCTTGATCACGACGTTGAACTCGGTCTTCTCTTCGGCCGCCGGCGCGCCACCCGCCGCGCCACCGGCACCCGGCATGGCCGCCATCATGACCGCGCCGCCCGCCGCCGGCTCGATCCCGTAGGCCGACTTTAGATAGTCCGCCAGTTCCTTCGCCTGCATCAGCGTCAGGGCGGCGATCTTGTCGCCCAGGTCTTTCGTCGCTGCGCTGAATTCCTTGGCCGGTGCTTCCGCCATGGTATCACACTCCGTCAGAAACGTCCTGGATCGCCCCGATAGCTGAGACCCCGCCGGCCTCATTTAATCCGCGTCGCGGAGCAGTCGGGTCGCATCCGTGATTCGCTATTGCGCCCCACGCGGGCCGCCCAAGGGCGTGCCCAGGCTGGCGCTGTCAGTTGGCTTCGGCCGCCGCCACGGCGGCGCCGGTATCGTTCTTCTCCAATTTCTCGATCAGCGCCTTCAGGCAGCCGGCCAGGTTGCGGCCCGGCGCCAGCGCCGCGCCGATCAGGTTGCCGGCCGGCGACAGCATGATGCTGACGATCCGACCCTGCAGGTCGCGCTTGCTGGGCATCTTGGACAGGTCTTTGACGGCGACCTCATCCAGGTACTCACCTTCCAGCACCGCCCCGCGCAGGCGCAGGTTCTTCGCCAGCTTCGGCAGCCACTCGTCGAGCCGCTTCGCCACGTCGATCGCCGATTCTCCACCGGTCACCAGTGCCACCGGCCCGGTCGCCGCCGCCGCGAGGCTCGCCAGCGGGCCCTGCGCACACGCGCGTTTGAAGAGCGCCGTCTTTACGACCTCCAGGCGCATCTGGTGGGCATGCAGGTCGCGGCGGAAATCATTGGTCGTAATGCCGTCGGCGCCGAGCAGCTCAACCCACACGGCGTTGCTTTGCTCCGCGTAGCGTGACGACAACTCGCGGGTGATCATTTCCTTGACTGGCTTGCTCATGCCCTGTTACTCCGTCGCACCCGTCGCGATGTCCAGATGCACCGCCGGCGTCATGGTCCCGCTGATGCAGACCTTCTTCATGTACTGTCCCTTGGCCGTCGCCGGCTTCAGCCGCCGGATGTGGTCAAGGAACGCCGCGATATTGGCCTTCAGGTCTTCCTCGGAGAAACTCAGTTTGCCGACGACGGCATGGATGTTGCCGCCGGCGTCGTTGCGGAACTCGACCTTGCCGGCCGAATATTCCTTGACGGCGGTGACGATGTCCTGGGCCACGGTGCCGCTCTTGGGCGACGGCATCTTGCCCTGCGGGCCGAGCACGCGGCCCAGCTTGCCGACTTTGCCCATCAACGATGGATGCGCGACGGCGACGTCGAAGTCGGTCCAGCCCTTCGCCACCTTGTCCACCAGCTCGTCGGCCCCGGCCTCGATCGCGCCCGCCGCCTTGGCCGCCTCGACATCCGCCTCGCCGCAGAAGGCGATCACCTTCTTGCTGGCGCCGATGCCCTTCGGCAGGCTGATCGAACCGCGCAGCATCTGGTCGGCCTGCCGGGCATCGATGCCCAGGTGGCAAACCAGGTCCACGGTCTGATCGAACTTGGCCTTCGAGAAGCTCTTGAGTCGCTTGACGCCTTCGTCGAGCGACACGAGCTGCGAGGTGGTCTTTTCGGCGTCTTTCTTGTAACGCTTGCTGCGAAATCGCATCGCAAAGCTCCCACTAAACAACCCGGCCCGTGGTGCGGCCATTCAATTGTCAAATGCTCAGTCGACGATCTCGATCCCCATCGACCGCGCCGTACCCGCCACGATCTTCGCCGCGGCGTCCGCGTCGAACGCATTGAGGTCCTTGGCCTTCGTCGTCGCGATCTTGCGCACGTCCTCGCTCGTCACCCGACCCACCTTCGTGCGGTTCGGCTCGCCCGAGCCCTTCTCCACGATCGCCTGCGTGGCGTCCAGCGGCTTCGCCGCTTTCAGCAACAGCACCGCAGCCGGCGGGCTCTTCACGATGAAGTCGAAGCTCTTGTCCTTGTAAACGGTGATCTCGACCGGGCAGGTCATCCCGTCCATCTGCCGCGTGCGCTCGTTGAACTGCTGCACGAACTGCCCGATGTTCACGCCGTGCTGGCCGAGCGCCGGCCCCACCGGCGGTGCCGGCGTCGCCTTGCCGCCCGGGGCCTGCAACTTGATCTTCGCGATGACCGCCTTCGCCATGGTCCGTTCCTGCTCGCCGCTGCCGCGCGTCGCAACCCGGTCGTGGGCCGCCGCGCGGCAAGATCAGTAAGTATAACGCGCCGTCGGCCCCGATTCCAGCCGCCAACGCCCCTTTTTGCGCGCCCGGTACCCCCGCCGTGCGCTCACAACTGCTCTACCTGCCAATACTCGATCTCGATCGGCGTCGGCCGGCCGAAGATCGCCACGATCACACGCACCGTCCCCTTCTGCGTGTTGATCTCGTCCACCGAGCCCTCGAAGTTCTCGAACGGGCCCTCGGTGACCTTGACCTTGTCGCCTTTCTTGAACGCCAGGTTCGCCAGCGCCGGCGACTCCTCCGGTCGCACGGTCGCCGCCAGCATCTTCTCCACGTCCGGCAGCGGCATGGGCGAGGGCTTGCCGCCCGACCCGATGAAATCGCCGACGCCGGTGGTTTCCTTGATGACGAACCAGACATTTTCGGGGATGCGTCCGTCGCTGTCGGTCGCCATCTCGACGAAGACGTAGCCCGGGTACAGCTTGCGGTGGTAGACCCGCGACGTGCCGCCGCGGACGCGCTTCTCGCGCTGCGTTGGCACCAGCACCCGGCCGACGCGCCCCTCGAGCTGCTCGATCTTCACCTTGCGTTCGAGCGCCTCGCGGACCTGGTCTTCCTTGTTGGACGCGACGCGCAAAACGTACCAGCCCATGCCCGGGCGGACCAGCTCGGGCTTCTCCGCGGGCGCGGGCTTGCCGTGGTGCGCGGCGGCCTTTTCCTCGGCAACGGGCGCCGTCGGCTCGGTCACCACCGACTCGGTCCCCGCCCTGCTACCTTCTGTTTCCGCGGGGGCGGGCGACTCGCCGGCGTCGGCCGGGGCGTCCGGCGCAACCGGCGTCAGTCCTTCGTCGGTCCCGGCTATCATTGGTTTCCCGCCCCGAAGAGGTGGCGCATCAGGTCAAACTTCAACACGTGAATCGAGGAAAAGAACACGATGAAGACCACGTCCACGACTGCCAGGATGAACGCCAACGCGAGCACGGTCACGATCACGACCTTGGTCGCGCCCCACACCTCCTTGCGTGTGGACCAGTTCACCTTCTTCATCTCGCCCTCGGTCGCGATCAGGAAATCGACGACCTTCGGTTGGCGCCCCACCAGCCAGAAAATCAGGTATGCCGCCAAGACCAGCACGATTACCGGGATCGCCGTGCGCAGCGTGTAATTACGTTCGATGAAGTCAAACAGGGCGAGCCGGTTCCAGACGAAGTCGGCCAGCGCCACCGCGAGGACGCCCGCCCCGATCGCCGTCCCCCACCGCACGCGCAGGCCCTGCCCGGCTTTCAGAATCCTGAACGGACCCGCCCCGCCGCCTGTGTACTCATGGCCGGTCGTGGGCGGTGCCGGCGGTCGCGCCGGCGGCGCGCTGTCGCGTTCCACGCTGCTTTCGGGTTGGACCTGCTCTGCCATACTTCGTCACGCTCCGGGGGTGTCGACGCTGCGTCACCGACCCACATCAACCTGGGGACCGCCGACCCGGCCGCTGGCCGCCGACGGGTACAACTTCGCGGTCTGCGTCACCGCCACGGGCCGCCCAACGTACCAGGAGCGGAGGGACTCGAACCCCCAACCTGCTGATTTGGAATCAGCTGCTCTGCCAAATTGAGCTACGCTCCTAAGAACTACTTACGCTTGAGCTTGTGCACCGTGCGCTTGCGCAGGCGCGGGCAGTACTTCTTCAGTTGCAGCTTCGGGACACCGCCGAGCACGTTGACGGTCGTCCGATAGTTCAGATCGCCCGTTTCCGTGCACTGCAACCACACCGATTCTCGTTTCTGCGCCTTGGCCATGCCATCCTCTCACGCCAAACACACCGCCGGTCCGGCCGGGCCGAACTCCGCCGCGCCCGGCCCCCAGCCTGCTGATCGAGCCGCGCCGGTTGCGGCGACTACTCGATGATCTTGGTCACTACGCCGGAGCCGACCGTGCGGCCGCCTTCACGAATCGCGAAGCGCAGCCCATCCTCCATAGCGATCGGGTTAATGATCTCGACGCGCATCTGAATGTTGTCGCCCGGCATGCACATCTCAGCCTTGCCGCCGTCACGGGCCTGCAGCTCCATGATGCCGCCGGTCACGTCCGTGGTGCGGAAGTAGAACTGCGGGCGGTAATTGGGGAAGAACGGCGTGTGCCGGCCGCCTTCCTCCTTCTTCAGCACGTAGACCTCGCCCATGAACTTGGTGTGCGGCGTGATGCTGCCCGGCTTCGCGAGCACCTGGCCGCGCTCCAGCTCCTTTTTCTCAACGCCGCGGAGCAGCAAACCAACGTTGTCACCGGCGATGCCCGAATCGAGCGTCTTGTTGAACATTTCGACGCCGGTCACGACCGTCTTGCGACCCTTCGGGGCGTGCAGGCCGATGATCTCGACTTCGTCGCCGACGCGCACCATGCCGCGCTCGATACGACCCGTGCCGACCGTGCCGCGGCCCTTGATGCTGAACACGTCCTCGACCGGCATCAGGAACGGCTTGTCCTGCTCGCGCTGCGGCTCGGGGATGTTCGTATCGAGGGCCTTCATCAGCTCGACGATCGGCGTGTAGCCCGCTTCGTTCTTGGCGAAGGCGGCCTTCAGGCACTCGGTGGCCGAGCCGCGGATCACGGGGATGTTGTCGCCGTCGAACTCGTACTTGCTGAGCAGCTCGCGCACTTCCATCTCGACCAGCTCGAGCAGCTCGGGGTCGTCCACCAGGTCCACCTTGTTGAGGAAGACCACCAGCGCCGGGACGTTGACCTGGCGGGCCAGCAGCACGTGCTCACGCGTCTGCGGCATCGGTCCGTCGGCCGCGCTCACGACCAGCACGGCCCCGTCCATCTGGGCCGCGCCCGTGATCATGTTCTTCACGTAGTCGGCGTGCCCGGGGCAGTCGATGTGCGCGTAGTGGCGATTCTCGGTCTCGTACTCCACGTGCGCTGTTGCGATGGTCAGAATCTTGGTCGGGTCGCGGCGGCCGTCCTTCTCGGACGCCTTCGCGATTTCGTCGTACGACTTGTACTCACCCAGACCGCGGGCCGCCTGGACGGCGGTCATGGCGGCGGTCAGCGTGGTCTTGCCGTGGTCCACGTGTCCGATGGTCCCGACGTTGACGTGCGGTTTAGTACGTGAAAATACGCCCTTGGCCATTACAAGCTCTCCACTCTCGGTCCGGGGGGAACTCTGCCCGGGGTGGCACGTCCACGGCCACCATCACCTGTGTTCCAATCGGTCCTCAACAGCGTACGCGGTACGGCAGCCACCCATAGCGCCGAAAAAGCTGCTGATGGGGGTTGAACCCATGACCTCCTCCTTACCAAGGAGGCGCTCTACCACTGAGCTACAGCAGCGTTGCCCGGCAACGCACGATTTCGGCTGCCAGTCTGAACCCGGCTATGGGCCGGCCTGACGGACCGGAATTGAGCATTCTAAACCCCCGTCGCCGCTTGTCAAAAGGAAAAATGTGGCCCCCTCGGCCGACCGCGGGCATAATGGAAGGTGGGCCGGTAGCCGCCCGGCCCCGAGTTTATTGGCCACCGGAGCCCGGCCATGGATCCCAAGCCGCGCCTCTCGCTCGCCGACGTGCCCCACCGGCTGCGCGCTTTCCTCGACTCCCTCCCTGGGCGCTGGCGGACCTGGCGGGAGGGATTACGAGAAGATCCCGCCCTCTTCTGGCAGGGCCCCGTGCCCCGGGTCATCGGCCTCGTGCTCATCGGCGTCCTGCTGATCGTCGGGCTGCGCTGGCTGGTCGCCGCCGCGACGCCCGCGAGCACAGTCAGCGTATTCGAGGAGGCAACGCCCTGGGCGACCCTCTACGTTGCGTGCACCAACCCCGCCTGCCGGGCCGCGTACTCGACGCAACAGCCGATGGACTTCAAGGCCTGGCCGCTGAAGTGTGTGAAGTGTGGCCAGATGACGGTCTACCGCGCCCAGGTCTGCCCAACCTGCCGGCACTGGTACGCCGCCCCGCCCGGCGGCGTCAAGACCTGCCCCCGCTGCGCGGCGCAGCGGGCCGCCGATCAGCGCAAGGCAGAGCCCAACGCCCCCGCCAAGAAATCCGACGACGCCGAAGATCCGTGGTGAGCCGACCCCGGGACGGCGCGGCCCCCGCCGGGGCGTGTGTGGCACGGGCGTCCCGCCAGTGTAGGGCGGGCAAAGCTCTTCCGGAGCCGGGGAACGCAAAGCTCTGCTTTGCCGCTCATCTTCGCCCGCGGGGCGCGCGACGGTTGCCGGCCGCCCGCTCGGCGTCCGCCTGACGGAGCTTGTGAATGATCTGTTCGGGACTGTGACGTTTGCGTTTCATCGAGAGCCACCTCCCACGGCCGCGGCTACGCCGCGGCCGGCCAATCGACTTTCATACCACCTGGATCAGATTTTGGGGAGCAGGCCAATCTTGCTAATCCGGGAACATCATAGCGATTTCCGGTTGACGTCCGGCGGCGCGCGGAACGTTCGCTCAGTACTGTTCGCGGCTCGGTTGGCGGACGCGGGCGCGGATCCTCGCTTGCGCTTCGAGCTCGGATTATTCGCCCTCGTCGCTTCGTCGCTCCGGCTCAGCCGGAGCTTGGCTCTCCCCTACGTCGCTACGTCGCCGCGTCGCTTTTCTGTTCCCTGTTCCCTGTTCCCCGTTCCCTGTTCCCCGCCGCCCCTCGATCCCTCGATCCCTGGATCCCTCGCTCCCTTTCCAAACCACGGCCCCGCGCGGCGGTCACCACGCGGGGCCGATGTTGTGCGAAACTCACGTGCGTCGCAGGCCTGCCACTTCGGCTCACCCACCGGCGCGGGCCTACTTCTTCGGTTCACCCGCCGGCGCGGGAGCGGGCTCGGCGGCCGGTTTGCCGGCCGGCTTCGCGGCGGGCTCCGCCTCGGCCGGCGCCTCCTCCGTCGTGGCCTCCGGCGCCTTCGGCTTAGGCGGCTCCTGGTAGTTGGTGACTTCCTTCGTCAGGCTGGCC is a genomic window of Phycisphaerae bacterium containing:
- the nusG gene encoding transcription termination/antitermination factor NusG, coding for MIAGTDEGLTPVAPDAPADAGESPAPAETEGSRAGTESVVTEPTAPVAEEKAAAHHGKPAPAEKPELVRPGMGWYVLRVASNKEDQVREALERKVKIEQLEGRVGRVLVPTQREKRVRGGTSRVYHRKLYPGYVFVEMATDSDGRIPENVWFVIKETTGVGDFIGSGGKPSPMPLPDVEKMLAATVRPEESPALANLAFKKGDKVKVTEGPFENFEGSVDEINTQKGTVRVIVAIFGRPTPIEIEYWQVEQL
- a CDS encoding SpoIIE family protein phosphatase; amino-acid sequence: MLREVIDTASLEDFVYGLARAARLRVCVYDRHGELVVASPADNDFALLTRHVLQRLPANMPLTPVPAHDPPGAVAFVESQAIWYVVAPVYADDRQAGFVAIGEFRAQPPSPEHWPLPPGTHGLDRTILQRAWEKLPELDRRGHALAVVTARWGARQLAQWGRREARLMTATEQVALVGDIADLLTGEQDLQKVLNRIVADTARVMQCPASSMRLYDPQTNELRITAVYNLPADYVGKGAVRRTSSAVDDEALRGGCVYIEDAREDPRVQYPDDFRRQGIVSMLTAGMIYRGQPVGVIRVYTRQRRRFRKAQRDLLRAVAYQAATAIVHAQLVTERLRNAETQRQLALAGALQERMIRIPPPRHPRVETALAFHSTFALAGDFCDFFTLCDDRLVAVVGDVAGKGIPASLLMSYVRGALRAAADGCLSPGQLLTQLNRHLYRETLAREFVTLLMVAIDAPARTLTYANAGHEPLLLLRDGEVTASEEADLVLGIAPDEVYHEHTLALRPNDLLLLYTDGANEARNFADEEFSRARLWESLRTYGGLAPQQVLNNIVWDIRRFVGLAEQSDDLTLVALRIRQ
- the secE gene encoding preprotein translocase subunit SecE, whose amino-acid sequence is MAEQVQPESSVERDSAPPARPPAPPTTGHEYTGGGAGPFRILKAGQGLRVRWGTAIGAGVLAVALADFVWNRLALFDFIERNYTLRTAIPVIVLVLAAYLIFWLVGRQPKVVDFLIATEGEMKKVNWSTRKEVWGATKVVIVTVLALAFILAVVDVVFIVFFSSIHVLKFDLMRHLFGAGNQ
- a CDS encoding 50S ribosomal protein L1, coding for MRFRSKRYKKDAEKTTSQLVSLDEGVKRLKSFSKAKFDQTVDLVCHLGIDARQADQMLRGSISLPKGIGASKKVIAFCGEADVEAAKAAGAIEAGADELVDKVAKGWTDFDVAVAHPSLMGKVGKLGRVLGPQGKMPSPKSGTVAQDIVTAVKEYSAGKVEFRNDAGGNIHAVVGKLSFSEEDLKANIAAFLDHIRRLKPATAKGQYMKKVCISGTMTPAVHLDIATGATE
- the rpmG gene encoding 50S ribosomal protein L33; the encoded protein is MAKAQKRESVWLQCTETGDLNYRTTVNVLGGVPKLQLKKYCPRLRKRTVHKLKRK
- the rplL gene encoding 50S ribosomal protein L7/L12, producing the protein MAEAPAKEFSAATKDLGDKIAALTLMQAKELADYLKSAYGIEPAAGGAVMMAAMPGAGGAAGGAPAAEEKTEFNVVIKSSGDKKLAVIKVVRAARSDLGLKEAKALVDEAPKTLLEGVSKDDAAKWKKELEDAGATVEIQ
- a CDS encoding 50S ribosomal protein L10, with the protein product MSKPVKEMITRELSSRYAEQSNAVWVELLGADGITTNDFRRDLHAHQMRLEVVKTALFKRACAQGPLASLAAAATGPVALVTGGESAIDVAKRLDEWLPKLAKNLRLRGAVLEGEYLDEVAVKDLSKMPSKRDLQGRIVSIMLSPAGNLIGAALAPGRNLAGCLKALIEKLEKNDTGAAVAAAEAN
- the tuf gene encoding elongation factor Tu, whose protein sequence is MAKGVFSRTKPHVNVGTIGHVDHGKTTLTAAMTAVQAARGLGEYKSYDEIAKASEKDGRRDPTKILTIATAHVEYETENRHYAHIDCPGHADYVKNMITGAAQMDGAVLVVSAADGPMPQTREHVLLARQVNVPALVVFLNKVDLVDDPELLELVEMEVRELLSKYEFDGDNIPVIRGSATECLKAAFAKNEAGYTPIVELMKALDTNIPEPQREQDKPFLMPVEDVFSIKGRGTVGTGRIERGMVRVGDEVEIIGLHAPKGRKTVVTGVEMFNKTLDSGIAGDNVGLLLRGVEKKELERGQVLAKPGSITPHTKFMGEVYVLKKEEGGRHTPFFPNYRPQFYFRTTDVTGGIMELQARDGGKAEMCMPGDNIQMRVEIINPIAMEDGLRFAIREGGRTVGSGVVTKIIE
- a CDS encoding DUF4097 family beta strand repeat protein, which codes for MKRAAAVVLLVVAAWAAGCTNAVRATRDLTLTLPWEEYRQVAVQVRNGAVELRSAPVDQIQLKIRKQVCGDTFAQAEEHLGQMEVFTGRDPQNADTFLVELRYPEELAGRNVGACVTIEVPQACAARIRTSNGAIRVAGLTGDVSLETSNGGVQADDVQGTLDARTSNGGIVARRVAGAVQARSSNGGIEALDVSGRCVARTSNGGIRLVAATAEAAQIELITSNGNIHASVPQTLAADMRCETSNGRVSVDLPKAVMQSIQATRTRFSGVVNGGGGKLVAETSNGSVTVDAR
- the rplK gene encoding 50S ribosomal protein L11, translated to MAKAVIAKIKLQAPGGKATPAPPVGPALGQHGVNIGQFVQQFNERTRQMDGMTCPVEITVYKDKSFDFIVKSPPAAVLLLKAAKPLDATQAIVEKGSGEPNRTKVGRVTSEDVRKIATTKAKDLNAFDADAAAKIVAGTARSMGIEIVD